A single region of the Variovorax terrae genome encodes:
- a CDS encoding DUF6279 family lipoprotein has translation MTTPLRLPPGIAGTVGRIIGLLALAALLQACSAIKLVYNNAPDLTYWWLDGYVDFNEAQTLRARQDLARLHQWHRSTELPRYADLLQKVEQMAAADVTPEQVCAVLAQIQGKANTLADQAEPAVVALALSLTPDQLKQVERKYEKTDTAYRKDWVRSTPKEQQEKRYKQVLERSEMIYGRLDDAQRDVIRQQVALSSFDGQVSYAERLRRQQDLLQTLRKLQAGKPTPEEARLAMRGYLERAMNSPNPAYRSYQQTLMQEGCRSFAVAHNSTTPAQRETAVRRLQAYERDLRELATQK, from the coding sequence ATGACTACTCCTTTACGCCTTCCTCCGGGTATTGCAGGAACGGTTGGCCGGATTATCGGCCTGCTGGCGCTGGCCGCCCTGCTGCAGGCCTGCAGCGCCATCAAGCTGGTCTACAACAACGCGCCGGACTTGACCTACTGGTGGCTGGACGGCTATGTGGATTTCAACGAGGCGCAGACCCTGCGGGCGCGCCAGGACCTGGCCCGGCTGCACCAGTGGCACCGCAGCACCGAGCTGCCCCGCTACGCCGACCTGCTGCAGAAAGTGGAGCAGATGGCCGCCGCCGACGTGACGCCCGAGCAGGTGTGCGCCGTGCTGGCCCAGATCCAGGGCAAGGCCAACACGCTGGCGGACCAGGCCGAGCCTGCCGTGGTCGCGCTGGCGCTCAGCCTGACGCCCGACCAGTTGAAGCAGGTGGAGCGCAAGTACGAGAAGACCGACACGGCCTACCGCAAGGACTGGGTCAGGAGCACGCCCAAGGAGCAGCAGGAGAAACGCTACAAGCAGGTACTGGAACGCAGCGAGATGATCTACGGCCGGCTCGACGACGCGCAACGCGACGTCATCCGCCAGCAGGTGGCGCTGTCCAGCTTCGACGGCCAGGTCAGCTACGCCGAGCGGCTGCGCCGCCAGCAGGACCTGCTGCAGACCCTGCGCAAGCTGCAGGCGGGCAAGCCCACGCCGGAAGAGGCACGGCTGGCCATGCGCGGCTACCTGGAGCGCGCCATGAACTCGCCCAACCCGGCCTACCGCAGCTACCAGCAGACCCTGATGCAGGAAGGCTGCCGCAGCTTCGCGGTGGCGCACAACAGCACCACGCCGGCCCAGCGCGAGACGGCGGTGCGCCGGCTGCAGGCCTACGAGCGCGACCTTCGCGAGCTGGCTACGCAGAAATAA
- a CDS encoding MBL fold metallo-hydrolase codes for MSKAFASQADLADKKITFEQLSAHCWAYTAEGDPNSGVIIGDKFIMVSDATATPDMARDLIARIRTVSDKPIKYVLLTHYHAVRVLGASAYAAEGATEVIASQGTYELIVERGAEDMQSEMERFPRLFRGAEGVPGLTWPTLVIGGGDATRGEVPGKLVVDLGGVKVQIWQPGYGHTRGDTIAWVEEEKVLFSGDLVEYEAGVYTGDAQLEEWPATLEALRALKAEAIVPGRGEAMKGADSVNKALDYTKRWVETLFTAAKEAAAQNLDLKGAMAHTRKSMDPVFGHVFIYEHCLPFDVSRAYDEAKGIKNPRIWTAERDKEMWAALQV; via the coding sequence ATGTCCAAAGCATTCGCAAGCCAGGCCGACCTGGCCGACAAGAAAATCACCTTCGAGCAGCTCAGCGCCCATTGCTGGGCCTATACCGCCGAGGGCGACCCGAACTCCGGCGTGATCATCGGCGACAAGTTCATCATGGTCAGCGACGCCACTGCCACGCCCGACATGGCGCGCGACCTGATCGCCAGGATCCGCACGGTCAGCGACAAGCCCATCAAGTATGTGCTGCTGACCCACTACCACGCGGTGCGCGTGCTCGGCGCCAGCGCCTACGCGGCCGAAGGCGCCACCGAGGTGATCGCGAGCCAGGGCACCTACGAACTGATCGTCGAGCGCGGCGCCGAAGACATGCAAAGCGAGATGGAGCGCTTCCCGCGCCTGTTCCGCGGCGCCGAAGGCGTGCCGGGCCTGACCTGGCCGACCCTGGTGATCGGCGGCGGCGACGCCACGCGGGGCGAAGTGCCCGGCAAGCTGGTGGTGGACCTGGGCGGCGTCAAGGTGCAGATCTGGCAGCCCGGCTATGGCCACACGCGCGGCGACACCATCGCCTGGGTGGAAGAGGAAAAGGTGCTGTTCTCGGGTGACCTGGTCGAGTACGAGGCCGGCGTCTACACCGGCGACGCCCAGCTCGAGGAATGGCCCGCCACGCTCGAAGCCCTGCGCGCGCTCAAGGCCGAGGCCATCGTGCCCGGCCGCGGCGAGGCGATGAAGGGGGCCGACAGCGTCAACAAGGCGCTGGACTACACCAAGCGCTGGGTCGAGACCCTGTTCACGGCCGCCAAGGAAGCCGCGGCGCAGAACCTGGACCTCAAGGGCGCGATGGCGCACACCCGCAAGAGCATGGACCCGGTGTTCGGCCATGTGTTCATCTACGAGCACTGCCTGCCGTTCGACGTGAGCCGCGCCTACGACGAGGCCAAGGGCATCAAGAACCCGCGCATCTGGACGGCCGAGCGCGACAAGGAAATGTGGGCGGCGCTGCAGGTCTGA
- a CDS encoding TetR/AcrR family transcriptional regulator produces the protein MARPKSSQHEFKRDEILDAAAQCFADRSYPAASMNDIALACGTSKARLYHYYGSKEAILFDLLDRYTQRLLAIIGHAEATAQRRNLDERAALHELIRSFLQEYETSATRHVALLGDTKFLGDAQRELILNRQRDVVSAVTRFLRRAYPQRLNAANQTAVTMMLFGMINWTFTWLRPGGAMSYAAFAEEVIATLERGLAGGA, from the coding sequence ATGGCCCGCCCGAAGTCTTCACAGCACGAATTCAAGCGCGATGAAATCCTGGACGCCGCGGCCCAGTGCTTCGCCGACCGCAGCTATCCCGCCGCCAGCATGAACGACATCGCGCTCGCCTGCGGCACCAGCAAGGCGAGGCTCTACCACTACTACGGCAGCAAGGAAGCCATCCTGTTCGACCTGCTGGACCGCTACACCCAGCGGCTGCTGGCGATCATCGGCCATGCCGAGGCCACGGCGCAGCGGCGCAACCTGGACGAGCGCGCCGCGCTGCACGAGCTGATCCGCAGCTTCCTGCAGGAGTATGAAACCTCGGCCACGCGCCACGTGGCGCTGCTGGGCGACACCAAGTTCCTGGGCGATGCGCAGCGCGAGCTGATCCTGAACCGCCAGCGCGACGTGGTCTCGGCCGTCACGCGCTTCCTGCGCCGCGCCTACCCGCAGCGCCTGAACGCGGCCAACCAGACGGCCGTGACGATGATGCTGTTCGGCATGATCAACTGGACCTTCACCTGGCTGCGCCCCGGCGGCGCCATGAGCTACGCGGCCTTCGCCGAAGAGGTGATCGCCACGCTGGAGCGCGGCCTGGCGGGAGGCGCGTGA
- a CDS encoding TfoX/Sxy family protein — MTTTPAQDFARYCCELLSSVGPCTARPMFGGFGISTGGLTFGLIAWETLYLKVNADTEPQWVAAGCKPFVYEAKGKPMKLNYYSAPDDAMESPGAMAQWARQALDCALKARSAKAVRPRRAATPAAKPASPRTRRPTAPAPKTSARRKSASG; from the coding sequence ATGACGACGACTCCCGCCCAGGACTTTGCCCGCTACTGCTGCGAACTGCTGTCCAGCGTCGGGCCGTGCACGGCCCGGCCCATGTTCGGCGGCTTCGGCATCAGCACCGGCGGCCTGACCTTCGGCCTGATCGCCTGGGAAACGCTTTACCTGAAAGTCAACGCCGACACCGAGCCGCAATGGGTGGCCGCGGGCTGCAAGCCCTTCGTCTACGAAGCCAAGGGCAAGCCCATGAAGCTGAACTACTACAGCGCGCCCGACGACGCCATGGAGTCGCCCGGCGCGATGGCTCAATGGGCGCGGCAGGCGCTCGATTGCGCGCTGAAGGCGCGCTCGGCCAAGGCGGTGCGTCCGCGCCGCGCGGCCACGCCCGCCGCCAAGCCGGCCAGCCCCAGGACCAGGCGGCCTACCGCCCCCGCGCCCAAAACCAGCGCCAGGCGCAAATCGGCCAGCGGCTGA
- a CDS encoding LysR substrate-binding domain-containing protein — MQHSQTHLRTRPISAGHLRAFEAVARHLNFRAASEEMALTQSAVSRQIQALEEEVGVPLFLRHTRAVELTSAGAQLLAAVSPSLERIDSAVRQIRQTAGRKSVSLTTFASFASMWLIPRMEAFQRDNPDIDIRIDASDASVDLDTADVDLALRYGPASSMPAQAVRMFGEQLTPVVSPWLLKSGPKLKRPEDLAQFALIEAGDAHRTHLEWLTWRRWFDEQKLPKLNPKRWLYFNYAYQMVQAALTGQGVVLARLPLVAESLANGDLIEALPQQRMDSPMAYWLVVGPRSAARPEIRAFCDWLQQQSQATRETIGEVPDPDTLDQLD, encoded by the coding sequence ATGCAGCACTCGCAAACCCACCTGCGCACGCGGCCCATCTCGGCCGGCCACCTGCGCGCCTTCGAGGCCGTGGCGCGGCACCTCAACTTCCGCGCCGCCTCCGAGGAGATGGCGCTCACGCAGTCCGCCGTGAGCCGCCAGATCCAGGCATTGGAAGAAGAAGTGGGCGTGCCCCTGTTCCTGCGCCACACCCGCGCCGTGGAGCTCACCAGCGCGGGCGCGCAGCTGCTGGCGGCGGTTTCGCCCTCGCTGGAGCGCATCGACAGCGCGGTGCGCCAGATCCGCCAGACCGCCGGCCGCAAGAGCGTGTCGCTCACCACCTTCGCCTCCTTCGCCTCGATGTGGCTGATCCCGCGGATGGAGGCCTTCCAGCGCGACAACCCCGACATCGACATCCGCATCGACGCCAGCGACGCCTCGGTCGACCTCGACACGGCCGACGTCGACCTCGCCCTGCGCTACGGCCCGGCCTCGTCGATGCCGGCGCAGGCCGTGCGCATGTTCGGCGAGCAGCTCACGCCGGTGGTCAGCCCCTGGCTGCTCAAGAGCGGGCCCAAGCTGAAGAGACCCGAAGACCTGGCCCAGTTCGCCCTGATCGAGGCCGGCGATGCGCACCGCACCCACCTGGAATGGCTGACCTGGCGGCGCTGGTTCGACGAGCAGAAGCTGCCCAAGCTCAACCCGAAGCGCTGGCTGTACTTCAACTACGCCTACCAGATGGTGCAGGCCGCCCTGACCGGCCAGGGCGTGGTGCTGGCGCGCCTGCCGCTGGTGGCCGAGAGCCTGGCCAACGGCGACCTGATCGAGGCCCTGCCCCAGCAGCGCATGGATTCGCCCATGGCCTACTGGCTGGTGGTCGGCCCGCGCAGCGCGGCCCGGCCCGAGATCCGCGCCTTCTGCGACTGGCTGCAGCAGCAGTCGCAGGCCACGCGCGAAACCATCGGCGAAGTGCCCGACCCGGACACCCTCGACCAGCTCGATTGA
- a CDS encoding 5-formyltetrahydrofolate cyclo-ligase gives MDKKAVRQALIEQRLNLPDRLQRAELLQRVMRIWLVGRPDTVIGAYWPIKGEFDPLPALHRWKEDGELLDEPQLRRIALPVVDKVHKTLVFHAWYPGCPMEEDAYDIPKPKDTEVVVPTLLFVPCLGYGAGGYRLGYGGGFYDRTLATLQPQPVTVGLGFTQGFLPDFEPEAHDVPLHAILNDNGVVWPVA, from the coding sequence ATGGACAAAAAGGCTGTGCGCCAGGCGCTCATCGAACAACGTCTGAACCTGCCCGACCGCCTACAGCGTGCCGAGTTGTTACAGCGTGTCATGCGCATCTGGCTGGTAGGGCGGCCCGACACGGTGATCGGCGCCTACTGGCCGATCAAGGGCGAGTTCGACCCGCTGCCGGCGCTGCACCGCTGGAAGGAGGACGGCGAGCTGCTCGACGAGCCGCAGTTGCGGCGCATCGCGCTGCCGGTGGTCGACAAGGTGCACAAGACGCTGGTGTTCCATGCCTGGTACCCGGGCTGCCCGATGGAGGAGGACGCCTACGACATCCCCAAGCCCAAGGACACCGAGGTGGTGGTGCCGACGCTGCTGTTCGTGCCCTGCCTGGGCTACGGCGCGGGCGGCTACCGGCTGGGCTACGGCGGCGGCTTCTACGACCGCACCCTGGCCACGCTGCAGCCGCAGCCCGTGACGGTGGGCCTGGGCTTCACGCAGGGCTTCCTGCCGGATTTCGAGCCCGAGGCGCACGATGTGCCGCTGCACGCGATCCTGAACGACAACGGGGTGGTCTGGCCGGTGGCCTGA
- a CDS encoding M20 aminoacylase family protein, whose product MKIIDSIVTQAAGIAAVRRDIHAHPELCFEEVRTADLVAQKLTEWGIPIHRGLGTTGVVGIVKNGSSARALGLRADIDALPMQEFNTFAHASQHQGKMHACGHDGHTAMLLAAAQHLAKNRNFDGTVYLIFQPAEEGGGGAREMIKDGLFELFPMEAVFGMHNWPGSQVGKFAVSPGPVMASTSEFKIVIRGKGSHAALPHLGLDPVPVACQMVQAFQTIISRNKKPIDAGVISVTMIHGGEATNVVPDSCELQGTVRTFSTEVLDLIERRMKQVAEHVCAAHEMQCEFEFVRNYPPTVNHAAEAAFARRVMASIVGAENVEVQEPTMGAEDFAFMLQAKPGAYCFIANGDGAHREMGHGGGPCTLHNPSYDFNDDLIPLGATYWVRLAEEWLNTPHHAKDHA is encoded by the coding sequence ATGAAGATCATCGATTCCATCGTCACCCAGGCCGCCGGCATCGCCGCGGTCCGGCGCGACATCCACGCCCACCCCGAACTCTGCTTCGAGGAAGTGCGCACCGCCGACCTGGTGGCGCAGAAACTCACCGAATGGGGCATCCCCATCCACCGCGGCCTGGGCACCACGGGCGTGGTCGGCATCGTGAAGAACGGCAGCTCGGCGCGCGCCCTGGGCCTGCGCGCCGACATCGACGCCCTGCCGATGCAGGAGTTCAACACCTTCGCCCACGCGAGCCAGCACCAGGGCAAGATGCACGCCTGCGGCCACGACGGCCACACGGCGATGCTGCTGGCCGCGGCCCAGCACCTGGCCAAGAACCGCAACTTCGACGGCACGGTCTACCTGATCTTCCAGCCGGCCGAGGAGGGCGGCGGCGGCGCGCGCGAGATGATCAAGGACGGGCTGTTCGAGCTGTTCCCGATGGAGGCCGTGTTCGGCATGCACAACTGGCCGGGCTCGCAGGTCGGCAAGTTCGCCGTCAGCCCGGGGCCGGTGATGGCGTCCACCAGCGAGTTCAAGATCGTGATCCGCGGCAAGGGCAGCCACGCCGCGCTGCCGCACCTGGGCCTGGACCCGGTGCCGGTGGCCTGCCAGATGGTGCAGGCGTTCCAGACCATCATCAGCCGCAACAAGAAGCCGATCGACGCGGGCGTGATCTCGGTCACCATGATCCACGGCGGCGAGGCCACCAACGTGGTGCCCGACAGCTGCGAGCTGCAGGGCACGGTGCGCACCTTCTCGACCGAGGTGCTGGATTTGATCGAACGGCGCATGAAGCAGGTGGCCGAGCATGTGTGCGCGGCGCACGAAATGCAGTGCGAGTTCGAGTTCGTGCGCAACTACCCGCCCACCGTCAACCACGCGGCGGAAGCCGCGTTCGCGCGCCGCGTCATGGCCTCCATCGTCGGCGCCGAGAACGTCGAGGTGCAGGAGCCCACCATGGGCGCCGAGGACTTCGCCTTCATGCTGCAGGCCAAGCCCGGCGCCTACTGCTTCATCGCCAACGGCGACGGCGCGCACCGCGAGATGGGCCACGGCGGCGGCCCCTGCACGCTGCACAACCCGAGCTACGACTTCAACGACGACCTGATTCCGCTGGGCGCCACCTACTGGGTGCGCCTGGCCGAGGAATGGCTCAACACCCCCCACCACGCGAAGGACCACGCATGA
- a CDS encoding gluconokinase has product MSPAAASPVPAIVVMGVAGCGKSAVGSRMARLLGLPLIEGDDFHSEHNVRKMQQGQALTDEDRAGWLRRLGAELAGCRGGAVLTCSALKATYRESLRAAVPGLRFVHLAIGSDESLRRVAARTGHFYPASLVTSQFEALQDPSAEPGVLTLEATATPDELARQAVAWLVPGWFEIQQCVIDYD; this is encoded by the coding sequence GTGAGCCCGGCCGCGGCATCGCCGGTGCCCGCCATCGTGGTGATGGGCGTGGCGGGCTGCGGCAAGTCGGCCGTGGGCTCGCGCATGGCCCGGCTGCTGGGGCTGCCGCTGATCGAAGGGGACGACTTCCATTCGGAGCACAACGTCCGCAAGATGCAGCAAGGCCAAGCTTTGACGGACGAGGACCGGGCCGGCTGGCTGCGCCGCCTGGGCGCCGAACTGGCGGGCTGCCGGGGCGGGGCCGTGCTGACCTGCTCCGCACTCAAGGCGACCTATCGCGAGAGCCTGCGCGCGGCCGTGCCCGGCCTGCGTTTCGTGCACCTGGCCATCGGTTCGGACGAGTCGCTGCGCCGCGTGGCGGCGCGTACCGGCCATTTCTACCCGGCCAGCCTGGTGACCAGCCAGTTCGAAGCCTTGCAGGATCCGTCGGCCGAGCCGGGCGTGCTGACCCTGGAGGCCACGGCCACCCCCGACGAGCTGGCGCGGCAGGCGGTGGCCTGGCTGGTTCCGGGATGGTTTGAAATTCAACAATGCGTAATTGATTACGATTAG
- a CDS encoding M14 family metallopeptidase: protein MIGVTEAFSPSYAKARSRFLESAAAAGLRVESHPHPLPGRDGEPLAMDVALDGAPDARSLLIVTSACHGVEGYCGTGVQVFALHDAEWREKARAQGVAVLYIHALNPYGFSHIRRVTHENVDLNRNFHDFSKPLPVNEAYRELQPLLLPAQWPPAAGNTAAIGQYIAARGEGAYQAAITRGQHEFPEGLFFGGTEPTWSNRTLRQVLRQHGRRAARLAWIDLHTGLGPSGVGERIYAGNDDAAAVQRARAWWGGNGATPVTSIYDGSSTSAFLTGLMWTSIYDECPQAEFTGIAMEYGTVPVLDVMQALRAEHWLNIHRDAPAELARQIKQQMLEAFYTDTDLWKGQIISQARQALFQAVDGLNS from the coding sequence ATGATCGGCGTCACCGAGGCTTTTTCTCCCAGCTATGCAAAGGCGCGCAGCCGCTTCCTGGAGTCCGCCGCGGCCGCCGGGCTGCGCGTGGAGTCGCACCCGCACCCGCTGCCGGGGCGCGACGGCGAGCCGCTCGCGATGGACGTGGCACTCGACGGCGCGCCCGACGCCCGCAGCCTGCTGATCGTCACCAGCGCCTGCCACGGCGTGGAGGGCTACTGCGGCACCGGCGTGCAGGTGTTCGCGCTGCATGACGCCGAGTGGCGCGAGAAAGCCCGCGCGCAGGGCGTGGCGGTGCTCTACATCCATGCGCTCAACCCCTATGGCTTCTCGCACATCCGCCGCGTCACGCACGAGAACGTGGACCTGAACCGCAACTTCCACGACTTCTCGAAGCCGCTGCCGGTGAACGAGGCCTACCGCGAACTGCAGCCGCTGCTGCTGCCCGCGCAATGGCCGCCGGCTGCCGGCAACACCGCCGCCATCGGCCAGTACATCGCCGCGCGCGGCGAGGGCGCCTACCAGGCCGCCATCACGCGCGGCCAGCACGAGTTTCCCGAGGGCCTGTTCTTCGGCGGCACCGAGCCGACCTGGAGCAACCGGACGCTGCGCCAGGTGCTGCGCCAGCACGGCCGGCGCGCCGCGCGCCTCGCCTGGATCGACCTGCACACCGGTCTGGGCCCGAGCGGCGTGGGCGAGCGCATCTACGCCGGCAACGATGACGCCGCCGCCGTGCAGCGCGCGCGCGCCTGGTGGGGCGGCAACGGCGCCACGCCGGTGACCTCGATCTACGACGGCTCCTCGACCTCGGCCTTTCTCACGGGCCTGATGTGGACGTCGATCTACGACGAATGCCCGCAGGCCGAGTTCACCGGGATCGCCATGGAGTACGGCACCGTGCCCGTGCTCGACGTGATGCAGGCGCTGCGCGCCGAGCACTGGCTCAACATCCACCGCGATGCGCCGGCCGAGCTGGCGCGGCAGATCAAGCAGCAGATGCTCGAGGCCTTCTACACCGACACCGATCTCTGGAAGGGCCAAATCATCAGCCAGGCGCGCCAGGCCCTGTTCCAGGCCGTCGACGGGCTGAATTCCTGA
- a CDS encoding lytic transglycosylase domain-containing protein, with protein MQYTKILTPVLAALVASTLALPAPAQNRADELLLDMNQAYKRGDKKRLTQLLPQARGHALEPWAAYWELKARLDEAMPQEVHDFLTRYAGTYQEDRLRNDWLLLLGQRRDWAGFAAEHPSFRMGDDREVRCYALLIDFLKDGGTANPALADDVRRNWFALREADDGCTLAADRLISARKMPVADAWRKARLAIEANRPRAARNAVEIVAPESLNLVGELNGNPAKFLTGKAAASPKTRKELAVLALIKMATNDPDAAAGLLEDRWSSQLSAEERHWTWGVIGKQAATRLASDDALAYFAKVGKDGDLTDDMLAWKARAALRVGKWPQVLQAVNAMGDDARRDPTWVYWKARALQQHKSPAAAQEAQALLEGIAGPRGFYEQLALEELGQKITVPGRPQPLTPEEKEGARRNPGLNRGLYAILIGLRPEGVREWNYSTNLVNARGEPGNLNDRELLAAAQLACDNQVWDRCINTSERTKGEADYEQRFPMPFRDSVVKRSRDVALDPAYVYGLIRQESRFVMDARSGVGASGLMQVMPATARWTAKKLGMSGFSTDQLTDRDTNIAIGTGYLKLVLDDFAGSMALAAAAYNAGPGRPRSWRNGPVLDAAIWAENVPFSETRDYVKKVLSNTAIYAALLTGQPQSLKARLGTVGPRDASVPEPNKDIP; from the coding sequence ATGCAGTACACAAAGATTCTGACACCGGTTCTGGCGGCCCTGGTGGCAAGCACCCTGGCCCTGCCGGCGCCGGCCCAGAACCGGGCCGACGAGCTGCTGCTCGACATGAACCAGGCCTACAAGCGCGGCGACAAGAAACGGCTCACGCAGCTGCTGCCGCAGGCCCGCGGCCACGCCCTCGAACCCTGGGCCGCCTACTGGGAGCTGAAGGCCCGGCTCGACGAGGCCATGCCGCAGGAAGTGCACGATTTCCTCACGCGCTACGCCGGCACCTACCAGGAAGACCGGCTGCGCAACGACTGGCTGCTGCTGCTGGGCCAGCGCCGCGACTGGGCCGGCTTCGCCGCCGAGCACCCGAGCTTCCGCATGGGCGACGACCGCGAGGTGCGCTGCTACGCGCTGCTGATCGACTTCCTCAAGGACGGCGGCACTGCGAACCCGGCCCTGGCCGACGACGTGCGCCGCAACTGGTTCGCGCTGCGCGAGGCCGACGACGGCTGCACGCTGGCGGCCGACCGCCTCATCAGCGCCCGCAAGATGCCCGTGGCCGACGCCTGGCGCAAGGCCCGGCTGGCGATCGAGGCCAACCGCCCGCGCGCCGCACGCAACGCGGTGGAGATCGTCGCCCCCGAGTCGCTCAACCTGGTTGGCGAGCTCAACGGCAATCCCGCGAAGTTCCTCACCGGCAAGGCCGCGGCCTCGCCCAAGACCCGCAAGGAACTGGCCGTGCTGGCGCTGATCAAGATGGCCACCAACGACCCCGACGCCGCCGCCGGCCTGCTCGAAGACCGCTGGAGCAGCCAGCTCAGCGCCGAGGAACGCCACTGGACCTGGGGCGTGATCGGCAAGCAGGCCGCCACCCGGCTGGCCTCGGACGACGCGCTTGCCTACTTCGCCAAGGTCGGCAAGGACGGCGACCTGACCGACGACATGCTGGCCTGGAAGGCCCGCGCCGCGCTACGCGTGGGCAAATGGCCGCAGGTGCTGCAGGCCGTCAACGCCATGGGCGACGACGCGCGCCGCGACCCCACCTGGGTCTACTGGAAGGCGCGCGCCCTGCAGCAGCACAAGAGCCCGGCCGCCGCCCAGGAAGCGCAGGCCCTGCTGGAGGGTATCGCCGGCCCGCGCGGTTTCTACGAGCAGCTCGCGCTCGAGGAGCTGGGCCAGAAGATCACCGTGCCCGGCCGGCCGCAGCCGCTGACGCCCGAGGAGAAAGAGGGCGCGCGCCGCAACCCCGGCCTGAACCGGGGCCTGTACGCCATCCTGATCGGCCTGCGCCCCGAGGGGGTGCGCGAGTGGAACTACAGCACCAACCTCGTGAACGCCCGGGGCGAGCCCGGCAACCTGAACGACCGCGAGCTGCTGGCCGCCGCGCAGCTGGCCTGCGACAACCAGGTCTGGGACCGCTGCATCAACACCAGCGAGCGCACCAAGGGCGAGGCCGACTACGAGCAGCGCTTTCCGATGCCGTTCCGCGACAGCGTGGTCAAGCGCAGCCGCGATGTCGCGCTCGACCCGGCCTATGTGTACGGCCTGATCCGCCAGGAAAGCCGCTTCGTGATGGACGCCCGCTCGGGCGTGGGCGCCTCGGGCCTGATGCAGGTCATGCCCGCCACCGCGCGCTGGACGGCGAAGAAGCTCGGCATGAGCGGCTTCAGCACCGACCAGCTGACCGACCGCGACACCAACATCGCCATCGGCACCGGCTACCTCAAGCTGGTGCTCGACGATTTCGCCGGCTCCATGGCGCTGGCCGCCGCGGCCTACAACGCCGGCCCGGGCCGCCCGCGCAGCTGGCGCAACGGCCCGGTGCTCGATGCCGCGATCTGGGCCGAGAACGTGCCGTTCAGCGAGACCCGCGACTACGTGAAGAAGGTGCTGTCCAACACCGCGATCTACGCCGCCCTGCTGACCGGGCAGCCGCAATCGCTGAAGGCGCGCCTCGGCACGGTGGGCCCGCGCGACGCCTCGGTGCCCGAGCCGAACAAGGACATTCCCTGA